From one Tetragenococcus osmophilus genomic stretch:
- the rpoD gene encoding RNA polymerase sigma factor RpoD: MAEETQVKYEQAVKDFIKKNKTKGQVFYEELSNALATPYSLEAESMDKLIQQVEDAGISVVDENGEPSLRSLKTTEKTEKEKPKEDLSAPTGVKINDPVRMYLKEIGRVSLLTAEEEVNLALRIEDGDQEAKQRLAEANLRLVVSIAKRYVGRGMQFLDLIQEGNMGLMKAVEKFDYRKGFKFSTYATWWIRQAITRAIADQARTIRIPVHMVETINKLIRIQRQLLQDLGREPTPEEIGAEMDLPTAKVREILKIAQEPVSLETPIGEEDDSHLGDFIEDQEATSPSDHAAYELLKEQLEDVLDTLTDREENVLRLRFGIDDGRTRTLEEVGRVFGVTRERIRQIEAKALRKLRHPSRSKQLKDFL, encoded by the coding sequence ATGGCAGAAGAAACACAAGTTAAATACGAACAAGCGGTAAAGGATTTTATTAAGAAGAATAAAACAAAGGGCCAAGTTTTTTATGAAGAACTATCAAATGCATTAGCTACGCCTTATTCATTAGAAGCTGAAAGTATGGATAAACTAATTCAACAAGTAGAAGATGCTGGAATTAGTGTAGTTGATGAAAATGGTGAACCATCCTTACGTAGTTTGAAAACAACGGAAAAAACTGAAAAGGAAAAACCTAAGGAAGATCTATCTGCTCCAACAGGAGTGAAAATTAATGACCCAGTTCGTATGTACTTGAAAGAAATTGGCCGCGTTTCCTTATTAACAGCTGAAGAAGAAGTAAACTTAGCGCTAAGAATCGAAGATGGCGACCAAGAAGCCAAGCAACGTTTAGCAGAAGCTAACCTTCGTTTAGTTGTTAGTATTGCAAAGCGTTACGTAGGTCGTGGAATGCAGTTTCTTGATTTAATTCAAGAAGGAAATATGGGCTTGATGAAAGCTGTGGAAAAATTTGATTATCGTAAAGGATTCAAATTTTCAACTTATGCAACTTGGTGGATTCGCCAAGCAATCACACGTGCGATTGCTGACCAAGCTCGAACAATTCGTATTCCAGTTCATATGGTGGAAACAATTAACAAATTAATTCGTATTCAACGTCAACTATTACAAGACTTAGGTCGTGAACCGACACCTGAAGAAATTGGTGCAGAAATGGATCTACCAACGGCTAAAGTTCGGGAAATCTTAAAAATCGCTCAAGAACCGGTTTCTTTGGAAACACCGATCGGCGAAGAAGATGATTCTCATTTAGGTGATTTCATTGAAGACCAAGAAGCAACAAGCCCTTCAGATCATGCAGCTTACGAATTATTAAAAGAACAATTAGAAGATGTTTTAGATACGTTGACAGATAGAGAAGAAAATGTTTTGCGTCTACGTTTTGGCATTGATGATGGACGAACACGTACATTAGAAGAAGTAGGAAGAGTATTTGGGGTAACACGCGAACGTATTCGCCAAATTGAAGCCAAAGCTTTACGTAAATTGCGTCATCCATCTCGTTCAAAACAATTAAAAGATTTTCTATAA